The Thermodesulfobacteriota bacterium genomic sequence GCTCCTTCAGGGTTACGAATCTTTCTCGACTAAGCTCGCTCAGGTTGTGCGTTTTGTCCAGATTAGCCAATGCCTTGTTGACGCTCTCGAGTGTTTGCCTGAGCTGCTTCATCTCGGCGATGGCTTCCTTGGTAACCTCTATGTAATTCTCCCTGATTTGCTGATGTTCCTTTTTAATAAACTCGAGTAACTCCAGAATTACATCCCCCATCTCTGTATCCTCCTTCATAAACTTATCGGTTAACTACTCTTACCGGATATCCTCGACTCCTGACGAGATTATGACCGGGGTTAGCCGAACAAGTGCTATAACAAATTCTAAAATAAAATTGTTCATTTTAGAAGATACGATTAAAAATTAAGAATAAGTAGGGGCACGCTGCAGCGTGCCCCTACTTAATGGCTCGGTAGCTACGAATCTGTCTGTAGCGAAAACAACCGGCCAGATGATCGTTGACCATGCCTACTGCCTGCATGAAGGCGTAGCAGATCGTAGGGCCGACAAACCTAAAACCTCGCCTTAGTAAATCTTTACTCATGGAAATAGATTCCTTTGTCTTCGCCGGCACCTCTTTTATGGAGCGGAAAGAATTTTGTATTGGCGCTCCGTCGACAAACCGCCATATGTATTCGCTGAAGCTGCCGTATTCTTCCCTCACCCGGAGAAGCATCTTGGCATTGATGACGGATGACTCAATCTTCAATCGGTTACGGATAATGCCCTCATCCTTGAGCAGGTTATCCACCTTTTTTTTGTCGAATCGTGCTACTTTCGAGGGGTCGAAGCCGTCAAATGCCCTTCTATAGTTCTCTCGCTTGTTCAACACGGTCATCCAGCTCAAGCCTGCCTGAGCACCCTCCAAGACCAGAAACTCGAAGAGAATCCGGTCGTCAAATTGTGGAACACCCCATTCCTCGTCGTGGTATTTTACCAATATCTGGTTGCCTAGAGCCCAGTCACAGCGTTTGTTTCGTCCGGCCATGGCTCATTCCCTTGAATGTATGAGTTTTTACAGATAAGAACTTATTTTAACAGCAAAGACAATACTACTACCTTCGCTCGCACCCCCGGAGATGAATTCACAACTAGGCTCCGGAAATGACTTTTTTAACACTATAGTTTAATAATGTTTATTAACCAATACTTAAGTCTAAATTTTTTAAAAATAAAGGGTATTGCATTTTAATGTAAAACACATATAATTAAGCCAGAAATCGTGAGTAGCCATATGCTCTATTTGCTAGGTAATTAAGAGTTGGGACCAGGAACGAAGGAATGCGAAAACCCTTTCACCCCATCCATTCCTTCGTTCCATTTTTTTCAAATATTCAATCCGAAGTGGGCAACTTATCCGGAATATTGCTCTGCTGACCAAAATAGGATACGACAATCCGTATCAAGCTGTCAATACTAAATATCAATCCGGTAACCCACGCCCGACTAAAATTTAGAATAGGAAATCGAATACCGAGAATACCATAATAGAAGCTTTCTTAAATCACCGCAATATTACAACTAGCCCCAAGTCCGGTGGCGAAGGGTAGTGTTGACTGAAATAGTCACTGAGTATAATATCAAGGGCTAGGGTAATGGGAAAAGTTATATGCGTTGCCAACCAGAAAGGGGGAGTGGGAAAGACGACTACTGTTGTAAACCTTTCTGCCTCGCTTGCCGTAGCTCAAAAGAAGACAGTAATTATCGACTTTGACCCGCAAGGCAACGCTACCAGCGGAGTCGGTATAGACAAAGAAAAGGTCGAAAAAAGCATCTACAATGTTATAATCGGTGACGTTGATATTAAGGAAACAATCTTAGAGGTAGATCCACAAAATCTAAAGGGGTATCTGGGGGTTTCTCCGTCAAACCCGGAACTTACCGGGGCCGAAGTTGAACTCCTCAATTTAGAAGGAAGAGAATGGAAATTAAAGGAAGCAATAGAACCTATAGTAGACGAATACGATTTTGTACTAATAGATTGTCCCCCTTCACTCAGCCTTCTCACGGTGAATGCCCTCACCGCTGCGGACTCGGTGCTTGTCCCGGTACAATGTGAGTATTATGCAATGGAAGGGCTCGGTCAACTGAAACGAACAATAGCGCTCATCAAACAAAGATTAAACCCGGAGCTGGAGGTTGAAGGCTATCTCCTCACCTTATTCGACCCCAGAAACAGGCTATCCCATATGGTGGCCAAGGAAGTTAAAGACTTTTTCAAGGACGAGGTTTTTGAGACGGTCATACCCAGGAACGTAAGGCTTGCCGAATCACCGAGCCATGGCTTGCCCGTGCTGCTTTACGATGCAAAGTCGATAGGGGCCAGGAGTTATATTTCCCTTGCCCAGGAAATAACGTCCAGGATTGGAGGACACCAGGTTGAAAAAAGCCACATTGGGTAGAGGTCTGAATGCACTCATCCCCACGGAGCGGGAAGCGCACGGTTACACCCTCCTGAACGTGACCGAGGTCAAGCCGAATACGTTCCAGCCGCGAAAGGATTTTGACGAACAAACGATAGAAGAACTGGCAGATTCCATCAGAGAAAATGGAATTCTTCAACCTCTTATCGTGAGGAAATCACAGGGCCACTACGAGATTATAGCCGGAGAGAGAAGGTGGAGGGCTGCGCAGAAGGCAGGTCTGGCTAAAATTCCGGTGATAATCAAGGAAGTATCCAACCGGGAGGCACTGGAACTGGCCTTGGTTGAAAACCTGCAGAGAGAAGATTTAAACCCGATAGAAGAAGCCACCGCCTATGAGCAGCTCATCGAGGATTTCGGGCTGACGCACGAAGAGATATCCAAGAGGATCGGCAAAGAAAGGTCTACCATAACAAACCAGTTGAGATTGCTAAAACTCCCGGATGAGGTCAAGGAAGCCCTGATAAGCGGAGAAATAACCGCCGGACACGCGCGGGCCATTCTGGGATTGCAGTCTAGCGGCAAAACCAGAGACGTCCTCGACGCCATAAGAAAAGACAAGCTCTCGGTGAGAAGGACGGAGAAGCTCGTCCAGAAAATATCTGCCGACAGGGAAAAAAAGGCCAACCTTGATGAATCGGATTTTTATGTTAACCATATCACTGATGAACTGAAAAAAGTGCTTGGCACACAAGTTAAAATAATAGATAAAGACGGAAAAGGAAAAATCGAAATCGAGTATTACTCAAAAACGGAGCTGGAAAGGCTTATTGAAATTTTAACTCGGGCCTCTTAATCGGGACCTGCCGGTTGCTCATCAAGGTCTCGACGCAAGAAGCACT encodes the following:
- a CDS encoding DNA-3-methyladenine glycosylase I; the protein is MAGRNKRCDWALGNQILVKYHDEEWGVPQFDDRILFEFLVLEGAQAGLSWMTVLNKRENYRRAFDGFDPSKVARFDKKKVDNLLKDEGIIRNRLKIESSVINAKMLLRVREEYGSFSEYIWRFVDGAPIQNSFRSIKEVPAKTKESISMSKDLLRRGFRFVGPTICYAFMQAVGMVNDHLAGCFRYRQIRSYRAIK
- a CDS encoding ParB/RepB/Spo0J family partition protein, which codes for MKKATLGRGLNALIPTEREAHGYTLLNVTEVKPNTFQPRKDFDEQTIEELADSIRENGILQPLIVRKSQGHYEIIAGERRWRAAQKAGLAKIPVIIKEVSNREALELALVENLQREDLNPIEEATAYEQLIEDFGLTHEEISKRIGKERSTITNQLRLLKLPDEVKEALISGEITAGHARAILGLQSSGKTRDVLDAIRKDKLSVRRTEKLVQKISADREKKANLDESDFYVNHITDELKKVLGTQVKIIDKDGKGKIEIEYYSKTELERLIEILTRAS
- a CDS encoding AAA family ATPase is translated as MGKVICVANQKGGVGKTTTVVNLSASLAVAQKKTVIIDFDPQGNATSGVGIDKEKVEKSIYNVIIGDVDIKETILEVDPQNLKGYLGVSPSNPELTGAEVELLNLEGREWKLKEAIEPIVDEYDFVLIDCPPSLSLLTVNALTAADSVLVPVQCEYYAMEGLGQLKRTIALIKQRLNPELEVEGYLLTLFDPRNRLSHMVAKEVKDFFKDEVFETVIPRNVRLAESPSHGLPVLLYDAKSIGARSYISLAQEITSRIGGHQVEKSHIG